Proteins encoded within one genomic window of Oceanococcus sp. HetDA_MAG_MS8:
- a CDS encoding peptidylprolyl isomerase, with amino-acid sequence MPSASARHILVASEEQCQQLKDEIANGADFAAVAQQHSTCPSGKSGGDLGQFRQGMMVPEFDEVVFRDALHTVHGPIKTQFGYHLLEITERSDA; translated from the coding sequence ATGCCTTCAGCCAGTGCACGCCACATTTTGGTGGCCTCCGAAGAACAGTGCCAACAACTCAAAGATGAAATTGCCAACGGTGCGGACTTCGCAGCAGTCGCCCAGCAGCACTCCACCTGCCCCTCAGGAAAAAGCGGCGGCGATTTGGGCCAGTTTCGTCAGGGCATGATGGTGCCCGAATTCGATGAAGTGGTATTCAGAGATGCCCTGCACACCGTCCACGGGCCCATCAAAACTCAGTTTGGCTACCACCTGCTGGAAATCACCGAGCGTAGTGACGCTTAA
- a CDS encoding HAD hydrolase family protein, producing the protein MHILATDLDGTFLGGSETARARLIDHFLAAPDRRLLYVTGRSVNSVQGLIREGRLPEPDGMICDVGTTVACGRGQRLPGPAQEAVEAVWKDQTQAILELLDGHPGLRLQDDFGPRRVSYTFEPGTDLDTPAAKVRELGLTPLVSANVFFDVLPPGINKGVTLRRWLEQHDYQPHQALAAGDTLNDLALLESGCPAVMVGNAEEGLKQRLQPSDTIFHARGEGCDGIVEALEHFGVELNA; encoded by the coding sequence ATGCACATTCTGGCAACCGACCTCGATGGCACCTTTCTTGGTGGTAGTGAGACGGCGCGCGCCCGTCTCATCGATCATTTCCTGGCCGCGCCAGATCGACGTCTGCTGTATGTGACCGGCCGATCAGTCAACAGCGTACAAGGCCTGATTCGTGAGGGCAGGCTGCCCGAACCTGATGGCATGATTTGCGATGTGGGCACCACCGTGGCCTGCGGCCGCGGCCAGCGTTTGCCAGGGCCAGCTCAAGAGGCGGTGGAAGCTGTTTGGAAAGATCAGACCCAGGCTATTTTGGAGCTGCTCGATGGGCATCCAGGCCTGCGCCTGCAGGATGATTTTGGTCCACGCCGGGTGTCTTACACCTTTGAGCCGGGCACCGACCTGGATACTCCTGCCGCCAAAGTGCGGGAGTTAGGTCTCACCCCGCTGGTGTCAGCCAACGTCTTTTTTGACGTGCTACCACCGGGAATCAACAAGGGCGTGACGCTACGCCGCTGGTTAGAGCAACATGACTATCAGCCCCACCAGGCGCTCGCTGCCGGTGACACTTTGAACGATTTGGCCCTCCTGGAGTCGGGTTGCCCAGCGGTCATGGTGGGCAATGCCGAAGAGGGATTGAAACAGCGCCTACAGCCCAGTGACACCATCTTTCACGCCCGAGGCGAGGGCTGCGACGGAATCGTGGAGGCCTTGGAGCACTTTGGGGTGGAGTTAAACGCATGA
- the ggpS gene encoding glucosylglycerol-phosphate synthase encodes MSSSLVVVYHRQPFEEQIVDGKTVVRSHRSPNGIVPTLRGFFQYFDKGTWVAWTEVSEDQAGGVVSEREVAYAGEHYHVSQVGLTPEQVHSFYKVTSKASLWPVLHTFPNMFDYDAADWDTFREVNRIFAKATCEVAEEGAWIWVHDYNLWLVPKMIRDMRPDLKIAFFHHTPFPSSDVFGVLPWRTEITESLLSCDRVGFHIPRYAENFAGVARAFGGARATRREPVSERLRPEGWALQESWCVTELEWEGRKIAVDSVPLGVNVDQIEATVNAPEARARAADIREQIRVDTMLFAVSRVDYTKGTLEMLQCYERLLQRRPDLINKIKLYVVCVAPAKGMAVYDQIQAEIEQKVGSINGKYSQLGWVPVVLFSTPLQFSELMSWYMAADVCWITPLRDGLNLVVKEYVAAKQGEPGRLILSEFTGAAVELSDAILTHPYSARSMDSAIDEALAMGDEQAREHMQAMHRGIRTHDLAAWTRRLLERFGVDSSAVGQSKGAAA; translated from the coding sequence ATGAGTTCTAGCCTCGTCGTCGTTTATCACCGTCAGCCTTTTGAAGAGCAGATTGTTGACGGCAAAACCGTGGTGCGCAGCCACCGCAGCCCTAATGGGATCGTTCCCACCCTGCGTGGATTCTTCCAGTATTTCGATAAGGGGACCTGGGTGGCCTGGACCGAAGTCTCCGAAGACCAAGCTGGCGGAGTCGTGAGCGAACGTGAGGTGGCCTACGCCGGTGAGCACTATCATGTGTCGCAGGTGGGCCTGACGCCGGAGCAGGTGCACTCCTTTTATAAGGTGACGTCTAAAGCTTCGTTATGGCCGGTGCTGCACACCTTTCCCAATATGTTTGACTACGATGCGGCAGATTGGGACACCTTCCGCGAGGTCAACCGCATTTTTGCCAAGGCGACTTGCGAAGTGGCGGAAGAAGGAGCATGGATTTGGGTGCACGACTACAACCTCTGGTTGGTGCCCAAGATGATCCGAGACATGCGTCCGGATCTGAAAATCGCGTTCTTTCACCACACCCCGTTTCCCAGCTCCGATGTGTTCGGGGTGCTGCCGTGGCGGACGGAGATCACCGAATCTTTGTTGTCTTGCGATCGGGTTGGATTCCACATCCCGCGCTATGCAGAGAACTTCGCCGGTGTCGCACGTGCTTTCGGTGGGGCGCGTGCAACTCGCAGGGAGCCTGTGTCTGAGCGGCTTCGGCCTGAAGGGTGGGCCCTGCAGGAATCATGGTGCGTGACCGAGCTGGAGTGGGAGGGGCGAAAAATCGCCGTGGATTCCGTGCCTCTGGGCGTGAACGTGGATCAAATTGAGGCTACCGTCAACGCGCCAGAGGCGAGGGCCCGCGCAGCAGACATCCGGGAACAAATCCGGGTGGACACCATGCTGTTTGCGGTGAGCCGCGTGGACTACACCAAGGGCACGCTGGAAATGCTGCAATGCTACGAGCGCTTGCTGCAGCGGCGTCCGGATCTGATCAACAAAATCAAACTCTATGTGGTTTGCGTTGCCCCGGCCAAAGGCATGGCGGTATACGACCAGATTCAGGCTGAAATCGAACAGAAGGTTGGCTCCATCAACGGTAAGTATTCTCAGCTGGGCTGGGTGCCGGTGGTGTTATTTTCTACGCCCTTGCAATTCAGCGAGCTCATGAGCTGGTATATGGCTGCGGATGTGTGCTGGATTACTCCCTTGAGGGATGGGTTAAACCTCGTGGTGAAGGAGTATGTGGCCGCCAAACAGGGTGAACCTGGCCGGTTGATTCTGTCGGAGTTCACGGGCGCAGCCGTGGAGCTGTCCGATGCCATTCTTACGCACCCTTACTCGGCGCGGAGCATGGATTCCGCCATTGATGAGGCCTTGGCCATGGGTGATGAGCAGGCCCGCGAGCATATGCAAGCCATGCATAGAGGTATCCGTACCCATGATTTGGCGGCGTGGACCCGGCGCTTACTAGAGCGCTTTGGGGTGGACAGCTCTGCGGTTGGGCAGAGCAAGGGTGCGGCGGCTTAG
- a CDS encoding 5-(carboxyamino)imidazole ribonucleotide synthase: MSTTLGILGGGQLAMLMCHSAQELGIDTAVLSADPNAPARSACTHFVQGSFGDNASLNRLAELSQVVTLDTEHVPDATLVYLAQRTEVQPGPELMRQLSDRLTQRAFLRRVGAPQPEFWSIDSRSALEQAQAEAQFPAVLKLRKGGYDGKGQRKVRCAEELVEAWDELGQMPCVMERWIIDVQEFSVVGARGSEGQMRLYPPIDNVHIAGQLHISRWPAPISAAARERGEEIWRRIASQWDGRGVIAVEFFLAPDGQVLVNEIAPRVHNSGHLTSRGANCSQFELHVRATMELPLPQLDVRDCGMLNLYPEHGINDPATAQAMQARYGGEIILYGKAPRRARKMGHWLLDVADIDAARQILLDQAQAAPEEFRR; encoded by the coding sequence ATGAGTACCACATTGGGAATTTTGGGTGGCGGTCAACTCGCGATGTTGATGTGCCATTCAGCACAGGAACTAGGAATTGACACTGCCGTACTCAGTGCCGACCCCAATGCTCCGGCGCGCAGCGCATGTACCCACTTTGTTCAGGGCTCGTTTGGGGATAACGCCAGCTTAAATCGCCTGGCCGAACTCAGCCAGGTGGTCACCCTGGATACTGAACACGTACCTGATGCCACACTGGTGTATTTGGCCCAACGCACGGAGGTGCAGCCCGGGCCTGAGCTGATGCGCCAGCTCAGTGATCGCCTAACTCAACGGGCCTTCTTACGCCGAGTGGGCGCGCCTCAACCCGAGTTTTGGTCTATAGATTCCCGCAGCGCCTTGGAGCAAGCGCAAGCCGAAGCGCAATTCCCGGCCGTACTCAAGCTCCGTAAAGGCGGCTATGACGGCAAAGGTCAGCGCAAGGTGCGTTGTGCAGAAGAGTTGGTTGAAGCCTGGGATGAGCTTGGCCAAATGCCCTGTGTGATGGAGCGCTGGATTATCGACGTACAGGAGTTTTCCGTCGTTGGCGCTCGTGGCAGCGAGGGGCAAATGCGCCTGTATCCCCCCATCGACAACGTACACATCGCGGGACAGCTGCATATTTCTCGCTGGCCCGCCCCAATCTCGGCCGCTGCCCGCGAGCGCGGCGAGGAAATTTGGCGACGTATCGCCAGCCAATGGGACGGCCGCGGGGTGATTGCCGTGGAGTTTTTTCTCGCTCCCGACGGCCAGGTGCTGGTGAATGAAATTGCCCCTCGCGTACACAACAGCGGCCACCTGACCTCGCGTGGAGCCAACTGCTCCCAGTTTGAACTCCATGTTCGAGCCACAATGGAGCTCCCCTTACCCCAGCTCGATGTTCGCGATTGCGGCATGCTCAATTTATATCCCGAGCATGGCATTAATGACCCAGCGACCGCGCAGGCTATGCAAGCCCGTTACGGCGGCGAAATCATCCTTTACGGTAAAGCGCCACGGCGGGCAAGAAAAATGGGCCACTGGCTGCTAGATGTCGCGGACATTGATGCGGCGCGCCAGATATTGCTGGACCAAGCGCAAGCCGCACCCGAGGAATTCCGCCGCTAG
- the purE gene encoding 5-(carboxyamino)imidazole ribonucleotide mutase, with amino-acid sequence MTDSSPSPIVGLVMGSRSDWPVMEHAADILRKFDLPFEARVVSAHRTPQKLHQYGESARDRGLKVIIAGAGGAAHLPGMLAAVTPLPVFGVPVAHEKSMLRGIDALLSIVQMPKGVPVPTFAIGKAGAANAALSAVAVLALENADLAKRLDAFRSRQTAAIEANDILP; translated from the coding sequence ATGACCGACTCCTCCCCATCGCCGATCGTTGGCCTTGTGATGGGCAGCCGCTCGGACTGGCCTGTGATGGAACATGCCGCAGATATCCTGCGCAAGTTCGATCTGCCTTTTGAGGCCCGCGTTGTTTCCGCACACCGCACGCCGCAAAAACTCCATCAATATGGCGAGAGCGCGCGGGACCGTGGCCTGAAGGTCATTATTGCGGGTGCAGGTGGTGCAGCCCACCTACCCGGAATGCTTGCTGCCGTGACCCCCCTCCCGGTCTTCGGCGTACCCGTGGCCCACGAAAAATCGATGTTGCGGGGCATCGACGCCCTGTTATCTATCGTGCAAATGCCCAAAGGCGTTCCCGTGCCCACCTTTGCCATCGGTAAAGCCGGCGCAGCCAATGCGGCTTTGAGTGCGGTGGCCGTTCTGGCCCTAGAGAATGCTGACTTAGCAAAACGCCTAGACGCCTTCCGCAGCCGCCAAACAGCTGCCATCGAAGCCAACGACATCTTGCCATGA
- a CDS encoding sodium-dependent bicarbonate transport family permease yields the protein MLLDNFLSAPILFFALGLGARLIGSPLYIPRAPATLLSQVLLIAIGIKGGLSMASHGLPANVGWLLVCGLIFSLSTPWLGSWVLRYCSGLNNADAAAIATHYGSVSVVTFMAALNYFHVRQVEYSGHMVALLLVMEIPALFTGIWLAGRSLGRPQPSSWWHWLHDVLANPSIVLLLGGLLIGLLARGDSAGMLEQAFIAPFYGLLCVFLLDMGLQAGDSQPEWRVHGWVLPLFAIIFPLFCAVSAILCGFLLGLDASDAALLAVLTASASYIVVPAGLRMAIPNANVALGTTLALSVTFPFNIIVGIPLYFGFAQWVLGPGDFA from the coding sequence ATGCTTCTGGATAACTTTCTCAGCGCTCCCATTTTGTTTTTTGCCTTGGGGCTGGGCGCACGGCTGATTGGCAGCCCTTTGTATATTCCGCGTGCGCCTGCAACCTTGCTCTCGCAAGTTCTGCTCATTGCCATTGGCATTAAAGGCGGCTTGTCCATGGCCAGCCATGGTCTGCCCGCAAATGTCGGCTGGCTGCTCGTCTGCGGCCTGATCTTCAGCCTCAGTACGCCCTGGCTGGGCTCATGGGTGCTGAGGTACTGCAGCGGGCTCAATAACGCCGATGCCGCCGCCATTGCCACTCATTACGGCTCGGTCAGTGTGGTCACGTTTATGGCAGCCCTGAACTATTTCCATGTGCGCCAAGTCGAGTACAGCGGCCATATGGTGGCCTTATTGCTCGTGATGGAGATTCCAGCCTTGTTCACTGGCATTTGGTTAGCAGGCCGCAGCCTGGGGCGCCCGCAGCCGTCCTCATGGTGGCATTGGCTGCATGATGTGCTGGCCAACCCCAGCATCGTATTACTGTTAGGCGGCCTACTCATCGGCTTACTGGCCCGCGGCGACTCCGCTGGCATGTTAGAGCAAGCCTTCATCGCACCGTTCTACGGTTTGCTTTGCGTGTTTTTGTTAGACATGGGCTTACAAGCCGGGGACAGCCAACCAGAGTGGCGTGTGCATGGATGGGTATTACCGCTGTTCGCGATCATTTTTCCCCTCTTTTGCGCGGTTAGCGCTATCCTGTGCGGTTTTCTGCTGGGATTGGATGCGTCTGACGCCGCCTTGTTAGCCGTTCTGACCGCCAGCGCTTCGTACATTGTGGTTCCCGCTGGCCTGCGCATGGCCATACCCAACGCCAACGTGGCGCTGGGAACAACCCTGGCGCTCAGCGTGACCTTTCCATTCAATATTATTGTCGGAATACCTTTGTATTTTGGCTTCGCGCAGTGGGTCCTCGGCCCCGGAGATTTTGCATGA
- a CDS encoding LysR family transcriptional regulator produces the protein MRELNLKHLHYFWVVAREGSITRASERLFVTPQTISAQIRELEQRLQCELFERQGRSLRLTSAGNTALQYADTIFDLSRELAAVLVEGGVELRQMRVGIVDVVPKSISALLMQPLLKADPAPRLLCREGKLTDLVARMAQQGLDCVISDLPAPLGANLRLYTQELGSSPVSFFAAEGVAPAAHKAFPENLNGSRFLLPRRHTALRTALENWLREHGVNYHLAGECDDSALIKALGQSGAGVFIAPTAAEAEVVHQYGVEVLGHTEDLQAQYFLITTTPISERPLLSAIVSNARERLFAQADA, from the coding sequence ATGCGCGAGTTGAACCTCAAACACCTGCATTATTTCTGGGTGGTTGCACGCGAGGGCTCAATTACACGGGCGAGTGAGCGCTTATTTGTAACTCCGCAAACCATCAGTGCCCAGATTCGGGAGCTGGAGCAACGCTTGCAGTGCGAGCTCTTTGAGAGGCAGGGGCGCAGTTTACGCTTGACCTCTGCGGGCAATACCGCCTTGCAGTACGCCGACACCATTTTTGACCTGAGTCGGGAATTAGCCGCAGTGCTGGTCGAGGGCGGCGTAGAACTGCGCCAAATGCGCGTGGGTATTGTCGATGTGGTGCCTAAGTCCATTTCCGCACTCCTCATGCAGCCCCTGCTCAAGGCAGATCCTGCTCCTCGCTTACTCTGCCGCGAGGGCAAGTTGACCGACTTAGTCGCGCGCATGGCCCAACAGGGTCTGGACTGCGTGATTTCAGATTTGCCGGCCCCCTTGGGTGCGAACCTACGCCTGTACACGCAAGAGCTGGGCAGTAGTCCGGTGAGTTTTTTTGCGGCCGAAGGAGTGGCGCCGGCTGCACACAAGGCTTTTCCCGAGAACCTCAATGGCTCACGTTTTTTGCTGCCAAGGCGACATACCGCCCTGCGTACAGCCCTGGAAAATTGGCTGCGTGAACATGGCGTGAACTACCATCTGGCTGGGGAGTGCGACGACAGTGCTCTCATCAAAGCCTTGGGCCAATCGGGAGCCGGGGTTTTTATTGCGCCAACCGCGGCCGAGGCTGAGGTGGTGCACCAATACGGTGTGGAAGTGTTAGGGCACACCGAAGATCTGCAAGCCCAGTATTTCTTGATCACGACCACACCGATTAGTGAGCGGCCTTTGCTCTCGGCTATCGTAAGCAATGCGCGTGAGCGCCTGTTTGCGCAGGCGGATGCTTAG
- a CDS encoding sodium/solute symporter (Members of the Solute:Sodium Symporter (SSS), TC 2.A.21 as described in tcdb.org, catalyze solute:Na+ symport. Known solutes for members of the family include sugars, amino acids, nucleosides, inositols, vitamins, urea or anions, depending on the system.), with product MMLWDLAVPLLYLVLVAGIGWRVSRNTQSDDDLFLAGRSLGWSVVGLSLFASNISSTTLIGLAGAAYNRGIAVAAYEWMAALALVFAAIVLLPLYLRNRIQTLPDYIEQRFDRRARRYVSGVMIFLSIVVDTAGSLYAGALVLQVFVPELPLWPTLIGLGLFAGLYTSAGGLKAVMLTDAIQALILLAGSIAITVVCFQAFDWSWLAVLKATPPDHLHMIRPASDDDLPWPGLILGLPVMGLYYWTTNQYISQRFLAAKNLSEARRGALFAAALKLLPLFIMVLPGAMAVSLFPGLERGDEVFPTLVKELLPVGLRGLVLAGLIAAIMSTIDSALNAASALTLYDLVGLEDRQLSQRKRLAIARATTLGFMLLAIGWAPIIRQFPGLFAYLQQVFAYAVPPVAVVFIGGALWARAHPKAAWVTLLGGHALGLCLFGLGRSEHWPLHFTVDAGLLAIVSSLLLVMSSQWYQRHAPAAPPKRSVLFRLEDAAADPRLAWYRDYRAGTVAVVGLVGLIVWGFW from the coding sequence ATGATGCTCTGGGACTTAGCCGTTCCGCTGCTCTACTTGGTATTGGTGGCCGGAATTGGCTGGCGTGTGAGCCGCAACACGCAAAGCGACGATGACCTTTTCCTTGCCGGGCGTAGCCTGGGCTGGAGCGTTGTAGGCCTCTCTTTGTTCGCCAGCAACATCTCCAGCACCACGCTCATCGGACTGGCTGGCGCCGCCTATAACCGCGGCATTGCGGTCGCCGCTTATGAGTGGATGGCGGCACTGGCCTTGGTCTTTGCGGCTATCGTTTTGCTGCCTTTGTATTTGCGCAACCGCATCCAAACTCTGCCGGACTACATTGAGCAACGCTTTGATCGGCGGGCCCGTCGCTACGTCTCCGGCGTCATGATTTTTCTCTCCATTGTGGTCGACACAGCTGGCAGCCTGTATGCCGGAGCGCTGGTCCTGCAGGTTTTCGTGCCAGAACTTCCGCTCTGGCCCACCCTGATTGGGCTGGGCCTGTTCGCGGGTTTGTACACCAGCGCCGGCGGTCTCAAAGCCGTCATGCTCACCGATGCCATCCAGGCGCTGATCCTACTCGCGGGCTCCATCGCAATTACGGTCGTGTGCTTCCAAGCCTTTGATTGGTCTTGGTTGGCCGTACTCAAGGCCACGCCCCCCGACCATCTGCACATGATTCGCCCGGCCAGTGATGATGATCTACCGTGGCCAGGCCTGATCCTGGGCTTACCCGTCATGGGGCTGTACTACTGGACCACCAACCAATACATTTCCCAACGCTTTTTGGCTGCAAAAAATCTCAGCGAGGCTCGGCGGGGTGCGCTTTTTGCCGCTGCACTGAAGTTATTGCCCTTATTCATCATGGTGCTGCCTGGAGCCATGGCGGTGTCCTTGTTCCCGGGCCTAGAGCGTGGCGATGAGGTCTTTCCCACCCTGGTCAAGGAGCTGCTGCCCGTAGGCTTACGCGGCCTGGTTCTCGCGGGGTTGATTGCCGCCATCATGAGCACCATCGACTCGGCCCTGAATGCCGCATCGGCCCTCACCTTGTATGACTTGGTGGGCCTGGAAGATCGCCAGTTATCCCAGCGCAAGCGTCTTGCGATCGCCAGGGCGACAACCCTGGGTTTCATGTTGCTGGCGATAGGCTGGGCGCCAATCATTCGCCAATTCCCAGGGCTATTTGCCTACTTGCAACAAGTCTTTGCTTATGCGGTTCCGCCAGTGGCGGTGGTGTTCATTGGTGGAGCACTGTGGGCACGCGCCCATCCCAAAGCCGCCTGGGTCACCTTACTCGGTGGCCATGCCCTGGGATTGTGCCTCTTCGGCTTGGGGCGTAGCGAACACTGGCCCTTGCATTTCACCGTTGATGCCGGGCTGCTGGCCATTGTCAGCAGCCTCCTTTTGGTGATGAGCAGTCAGTGGTATCAACGGCATGCGCCTGCAGCCCCACCCAAGAGGTCGGTCCTCTTTCGCCTGGAAGACGCCGCTGCCGACCCTCGCCTTGCCTGGTATCGGGACTATCGAGCTGGGACGGTGGCCGTGGTCGGGCTGGTAGGGCTCATCGTGTGGGGATTTTGGTAA
- the gtfA gene encoding sucrose phosphorylase translates to MNNPSSPVLKPQIQLIAYPDRIGSNLADLHHFLETRMAGCFGGVHILPLYPSNADSGFSPLTHEEVDPAFGSWDDIETIARDYDLCLDLTLNHISDASAEFQDFVAKGRDSEYASLFVDVDGFGDFTADDLAKIHIRKEKEPFREVQFADGSQARVWCTFTEHQIDLDYRSQKTYELMQRYMEFLCARGVKLFRLDAFGYTTKERGTSCFLVEPRVYEILDWFADVAEENGAEVLPEVHDHYSYQMAIGARGMRPYGFALPPLILHALLDADSRYLKNWLRICPRNQVTVLDTHDGICIPDVEGLLPADKIQATINNVSERSADPILRGSAANVHSVGAIYQLTCTFYDALKRNDDAYICARAVQFFCPGIPQVYYVGALAGQNDWARMEGSGELRDINRHSYDFAEVDTALEQPVVQRLIALMRFRNQHPAFAEGKFVLHYSNDSSLVMAWEAEGSYARLELELHFRKATIYYHDTHTGVDAVFTP, encoded by the coding sequence ATGAACAATCCAAGCTCGCCGGTGCTCAAGCCGCAAATTCAGCTCATCGCTTACCCCGATCGCATCGGCAGCAACCTCGCTGACCTGCATCACTTTCTCGAAACCAGAATGGCCGGATGTTTCGGTGGGGTCCACATTCTGCCGCTGTATCCCAGTAACGCCGATAGTGGTTTTTCCCCATTGACGCATGAGGAGGTCGACCCCGCCTTCGGCAGCTGGGATGACATCGAAACCATTGCGCGGGACTACGACCTCTGCCTGGATCTGACGCTGAATCACATCTCAGATGCATCGGCGGAGTTTCAGGATTTCGTGGCCAAAGGCCGCGACTCAGAGTACGCATCGCTGTTTGTAGACGTGGATGGCTTTGGTGACTTCACCGCCGATGACTTGGCCAAGATTCACATTCGCAAGGAGAAAGAGCCCTTTCGCGAGGTGCAGTTTGCCGACGGTAGTCAGGCACGTGTGTGGTGCACTTTCACCGAACATCAAATTGACCTGGATTACCGCTCGCAGAAAACCTATGAGCTCATGCAGCGCTACATGGAGTTTCTGTGCGCGCGAGGGGTGAAGCTGTTTCGGCTAGACGCCTTCGGCTACACCACCAAGGAGCGTGGAACCAGCTGCTTTTTGGTGGAGCCGCGGGTCTATGAAATTTTGGACTGGTTTGCCGATGTGGCTGAGGAGAATGGCGCTGAGGTTCTACCTGAAGTGCACGATCATTACTCCTATCAAATGGCCATTGGCGCCCGCGGCATGCGGCCTTATGGGTTCGCCTTGCCACCACTGATTTTGCACGCGCTGTTAGATGCCGACAGCCGTTACTTGAAGAATTGGCTGCGCATCTGTCCGCGTAATCAAGTCACCGTGCTGGACACCCACGACGGAATTTGTATTCCTGATGTCGAAGGCCTGCTGCCGGCCGATAAGATTCAAGCCACCATCAATAATGTGTCTGAGCGCTCCGCCGACCCCATCCTGCGTGGCTCGGCTGCCAACGTGCATTCGGTGGGTGCGATTTATCAGCTCACCTGCACCTTCTATGACGCGCTCAAGCGTAATGATGACGCTTATATATGCGCCAGGGCAGTGCAGTTTTTTTGCCCTGGCATACCGCAGGTCTACTACGTAGGGGCGCTAGCCGGTCAGAATGACTGGGCGCGCATGGAGGGCAGCGGTGAGCTACGCGACATCAACCGGCATAGTTATGACTTCGCCGAGGTTGATACGGCATTGGAGCAACCCGTGGTGCAAAGGCTGATTGCCTTGATGCGCTTTCGCAATCAGCACCCGGCTTTCGCCGAAGGTAAGTTCGTTTTGCATTACAGCAACGACTCTTCTCTGGTCATGGCCTGGGAGGCTGAAGGCAGCTATGCCCGTTTGGAGTTAGAGCTACATTTCCGCAAAGCGACCATCTACTACCACGACACCCATACCGGGGTGGACGCGGTATTCACGCCTTAG